From one Gallionella capsiferriformans ES-2 genomic stretch:
- a CDS encoding YciI family protein, which yields MWYAITGTDVPDSLAARITSRPAHVARLQALQAQGRLLLAGPFPAVDAEDPGSAGFTGSLIVAEFASLLDAQTWADADPYVSGGVYRDVSVRPFRKTLPA from the coding sequence ATGTGGTATGCCATCACCGGAACCGATGTACCTGACAGCCTGGCGGCGCGCATCACATCACGCCCCGCTCATGTCGCGCGCTTGCAAGCGCTGCAAGCTCAGGGCCGGCTGCTGCTGGCCGGCCCCTTCCCTGCCGTCGATGCGGAAGACCCGGGGAGCGCCGGTTTTACCGGCAGCCTGATCGTGGCTGAATTCGCCTCCCTATTGGATGCGCAAACCTGGGCGGACGCTGACCCCTATGTCAGCGGCGGCGTCTACCGTGACGTCTCGGTGCGCCCGTTCAGAAAGACGCTACCCGCATGA
- a CDS encoding BolA family protein — translation MNRIEKMKDRLAALNPTFVNIVDESHKHAGHAGAQNGAGHYLLQIVAEQFTGKGTLARHRMIYSALGEMMKDDIHALNIQANTPNEI, via the coding sequence ATGAATCGCATCGAAAAAATGAAAGATCGACTGGCTGCACTCAATCCGACCTTCGTGAATATCGTCGATGAAAGCCATAAGCATGCAGGGCATGCGGGCGCACAAAACGGTGCCGGTCATTATTTGTTACAAATTGTTGCGGAGCAGTTTACGGGGAAGGGTACGTTAGCCCGCCATCGTATGATATATTCCGCGCTGGGCGAGATGATGAAGGATGACATTCATGCACTCAACATACAGGCGAATACCCCGAACGAAATTTGA
- a CDS encoding septation protein A, producing the protein MKLLFDLFPVILFFIAFKFQGIFVATAIAIVATIAQIIWTKYKHGKVDAMLWVSFAIVGVFGGATLLLHDETFIKFKPSVLYWLFSVILLGSNLFFKKNLMRALLSEKMALPVRVWDRLNLSWSLFFAVLGFINLYVAFNYSTDTWVNFKLFGFTGMMLVFIIAQSAWLAKYIDEKKESN; encoded by the coding sequence ATGAAACTGCTGTTCGATCTTTTTCCCGTCATCCTGTTTTTTATCGCCTTCAAATTTCAGGGTATCTTTGTCGCCACGGCCATTGCCATCGTCGCGACCATTGCCCAAATCATCTGGACTAAATACAAACACGGCAAAGTCGATGCGATGCTATGGGTGAGCTTTGCCATCGTCGGCGTGTTCGGCGGCGCCACTTTGCTGCTGCATGACGAGACCTTCATCAAATTCAAACCCAGCGTGCTGTACTGGCTGTTTTCGGTGATCCTGCTAGGATCGAACCTGTTCTTCAAAAAAAACCTGATGCGCGCCCTGCTCTCCGAAAAAATGGCGCTCCCCGTGCGCGTGTGGGATCGCCTGAACCTGAGCTGGAGCCTGTTTTTTGCGGTGCTAGGCTTCATCAACCTGTATGTCGCATTCAATTATTCGACCGACACCTGGGTCAATTTCAAACTGTTCGGCTTCACCGGCATGATGCTGGTGTTTATCATCGCTCAAAGCGCCTGGCTCGCTAAATATATCGATGAAAAAAAGGAGTCCAACTGA